From Hydra vulgaris chromosome 15, alternate assembly HydraT2T_AEP, one genomic window encodes:
- the LOC136092416 gene encoding uncharacterized protein LOC136092416 yields the protein MFHFSCKILQRTLVFLILLIAFSNQKLQEENLKPKTDQEINGGSLDAILNATRNAVLKHIPETYLSFQNVSYVLKLNKVEDAKGDEKSFDLPENGNIPLREIIAVDEQAQLNQIKQSRNYKFKNQALNTQHQSNQTNFIPEHLQYLADEPRVVIKGAKLISYRSHHNNNLVSKNYAGITSVLKDETGFKKDLFKTQQKINRYQDSFVDNQDTKKIFSSQFKSSGPPFTKNNDRLKYTKFKNIFNDLSKPFKQNSNLKNVSYARIKQKQSTFLPILSKDAIKTPFNNEVQDLNDLSQDIFDEHSMKKIDDSQTNIDVPIFASVSSDDLSRVTESNQLSHSTDFYTDYNKKENKMTYPGVYPITASTYLSYRDNNFIRTPGLLPTVPAFPFNPTAIKIPAMITGRQSQLGNIVKDNTFVRWPPQNDLRQYNKFDYSQPSYGQFLYNQQSTPNWNFKNKIDLDPLRYVNNEIFRTKPETNKVAQMEQLNQQSYNIYNIPFDNSVQQWNNPPKNSIQQPNFPTNQIDSSLPTKSSFQQSQRKTKLGENLNKIRILCIGDSLTSGYYGNRKIYHPYSVMLGYLLKKNIGNEFEIINKGVGGEKVHIQMYKRLEKLLVTEAPLDLVVILGGLNDLIKLDIKVDIFSEIEALHELCHSHGVSTVSLTIPETRMPLSKRVYSSYNEFLVVWGILNEKIRNYKSNWTISCDLARQFPLASLSDPEKRAWWSDDYIHPTIAGYDQIGRIIYDCIVSIL from the coding sequence ATGTTTCATTTCTCTTGCAAAATACTGCAAAGaacattagtttttttgattCTGCTTATTGCGTTTTCTAATCAGAAGTTACaggaagaaaatttaaaacctaaaacaGATCAAGAAATTAATGGAGGCTCCCTTGACGCAATACTTAATGCAACTCGAAACGCTGTACTTAAACACATACCGGAGACTTATTTATCATTCCAAAACGTTAGctatgttttaaaacttaacaaaGTTGAAGATGCAAAAGGTGATgagaaatcttttgatttaccAGAAAACGGTAATATTCCCCTCCGTGAAATCATAGCTGTTGACGAGCAAGCTCAACTAAATCAGATAAAACAGAGTCGCAACTACAAGTTCAAAAATCAAGCTTTAAACACACAACATCAAAGtaatcaaacaaattttataccAGAACATCTTCAATATTTGGCAGACGAGCCAAGAGTTGTAATAAAGGGGGCAAAACTAATAAGCTATCGTTCtcatcataataataatttagtttcaaaaaattatgcCGGTATAACGAGCGTTCTAAAGGACgaaactggttttaaaaaagacttatttaaaactcaacaaaaaatcaacCGCTATCAAGATTCATTTGTTGACAAtcaagatacaaaaaaaatattttctagtcAATTTAAATCTAGTGGGCCTCCATTTACGAAAAACAACGACagactaaaatatacaaaatttaaaaacatttttaatgacttATCAAAGCCTTTTAAACAAaactctaatttaaaaaatgtaagctACGCAAGAATTAAGCAAAAACAAAGCACATTTCTTCCTATTCTTTCAAAAGATGCTATAAAAACACCATTCAATAACGAGGTGCAAGATTTAAACGATCTATCACAAGATATATTCGACGAACATTCGATGAAAAAGATAGACGATTCTCAAACAAATATAGATGTTCCCATTTTCGCAAGTGTTTCCTCAGATGACTTATCTAGAGTAACAGAGTCTAACCAACTAAGTCATTCAACTGATTTTTACACagattataacaaaaaagaaaataaaatgacaTACCCCGGTGTTTATCCCATTACAGCAAGTACATATTTAAGTTATAGAGACAACAACTTCATAAGAACACCAGGCTTATTGCCGACAGTACCAGCGTTTCCTTTCAATCCCACAGCAATAAAAATACCTGCTATGATAACGGGCAGACAAAGTCAATTAGGTAATATAGTAAAAGATAATACATTTGTTCGATGGCCGCCTCAGAATGATCTAagacaatataataaatttgattactCGCAACCTTCATATggacaatttttatacaatcaGCAATCAACTCCCAATTggaatttcaaaaacaaaatagatttaGATCCTTTGCGCTatgtaaataatgaaatttttagaaCCAAACCTGAAACAAACAAAGTTGCTCAAATGGAACAGTTAAATCAGCAATCTTATAACATTTACAACATTCCATTTGATAATTCTGTGCAGCAATGGAATAATCCTCCAAAGAACTCTATTCAACAGCCTAATTTTCCAACCAATCAAATTGATTCTTCTCTTCCAACTAAAAGCTCTTTCCAGCAATCtcaaagaaaaactaaattaggagaaaatttaaataaaatacgtATTTTATGTATAGGAGATTCCTTGACATCCGGGTATTATGGGAACCGTAAAATTTATCATCCGTACTCTGTTATGCTTGGCTATTTGCTAAAAAAGAACATAGGAAATGAgtttgaaattataaacaaagGAGTAGGTGGAGAAAAAGTGCATATTCAAATGTATAAAAGATTAGAAAAGCTTCTTGTAACAGAAGCACCACTAGACTTAGTAGTCATACTTGGTGGACTAAATGATCTTATTAAGTTGGACATAAAAGTAGATATATTTTCCGAAATTGAAGCTTTGCATGAACTTTGTCATTCACATGGAGTTTCAACTGTAAGTTTAACAATTCCTGAGACTAGAATGCCTTTAAGCAAACGTGTTTATTCTagttataatgaatttttagtCGTTTGGggtattttaaatgaaaaaatacgaAATTATAAATCCAATTGGACTATATCATGTGATCTAGCTCGTCAATTTCCTTTAGCATCATTGTCTGATCCTGAAAAACGAGCATGGTGGTCAGATGATTACATACATCCTACAATTGCAGGGTACGATCAAATAGGGCGCATAATATACGATTGTATAGTATCAATTCTATAA